The DNA window GGCGTCCTCCTACGGCCGGCCATGCCTGACCGTGACAGAATCGGCGCACCGATAAATTGAATGGAGCACGTCATGAAGATGAACTCTGCATTGATGGTGGCCGCCTTGCTGGCCGCCTCCGCCGCCACCGCGCAAACCGTCACCACGCCCGCCGCCGGCGGCCAGGTGAACACGGGCGTGAACACCGGTGTGAACTCGAGCGTCAATCGCGGCGCGGGACCTCTGCCGGCAACCACCCGCAGCGCGCCCGGCCCGGCGCCGGTGAACGGCGTCACGTCGCCCACGACCGGCACCATCGGGACCCCGGGCGTCACGGCACCGCTGGGGACGATCGGGAACACCACGAGCGGTGCCACGATGTCGCAGGGGCAGACCGGTTCGTCGGCCACGACGATCGGCCCGTCGAGCGTGCCCAATGTGACCGGCGCGCCGGGCACGATGAGTGCAACCGGCACGGTGAACCCGACGGGCACGCCGGCAGCCAGGACCGCGACCGGCACCGTCAACAGCGCCACCCCGGCCGGCACCAACCGCTCGGCCACCACACGCGGCACGCGGGGTTCGCAGGCGGGCGGTACCACGTCCGGCACTTCCGCCACGGGCGCCACCGGCAGCGGCATGACCACCGGTACCAGCGGCACCACCACGGGCACGTCCGGCACCGCCACGGGTACATCCGGCACGACGACGGGTACATCCGGCACGACCACGGGTACTTCGGGCACGACCGGCATGGGGACGGGCACGTCCGGCACCACGACCGGTACCTCCGGAACGGGCGGCACGACCCGGTGAGCGGCGCCAGGACCTGCGAGGCGCTGGTGATCGGCGGTGGGCCCGGCGGGCTCACCGCTGCCGTCTACCTGCGCCGCTTCCGCCGCGACGTGATCGTTGCGGACAAGGGCCACAGCCGCCTGTCGCTGATCCCAATCAGCCATAACTATCCCGGTTTTCCCGGCGGCGTGCCGGGCCATGAGCTGCTCGGTCGCCTGCGCCAGCAGCTCGACTGCTATGGCGGCACTGTCGACGATATCGAGATCACAGCGCTGGACAAGGAGGACGACGTGTTCGTCGCCCGCCACGACGGCGGTGAAATCCGCACGCCCGTCGTGGTGCTGGCGACCGGTGTCGCCGATGCCGGCCTGCCCGTCGAGGGCTGGGTGGATGCCGTGGCGGCGGGCGCGGTGCGCCTGTGCCCCGTGTGCGACGGCTACGATATCCTTGACAAGCGCGTGGCGGTCGCCTCGCAGCCGTACAACCGCACCGGGCATGCATTGTTCATGCGTACGTTCTCATGCGACGTGACGCTGTTCGAGCGGGAAGCCGGCATGCCGCTGACGCCTGAAGAGGCCGAAAGACTGCGCGTTGCGGGCGTGCGCTACGTGGCTTCGCCGCTGAAGGGCGTGACGCTGACGGATGCGATGGAGCCGGTGCTGCATACCGAGGATGGCGAAGACCACCGGTTCGACGTGTTTTATCCGATGCTGGGCGAAAAGGCCCGGTCCGGCCTGGCGCAGGGGCTCGGCGCGAAATGCGGCGAATGCGAGAAGGTGATCGTGGACGATCACCAGCGTACCACCGTACCGGGGCTGTATGCCGTCGGCGACGTGGTCCTTGGCCTGAACCAGATCAGCGTGGCGATCGGGCAGGCGGCAATCGCCGCCACGGCGATCCATAATGCCCTGCCCTGGCAATTCCGGCGGCGCGAATAAGGCACCGCGGACACTGCACGGTAACGTGCCAAAGAAAACGGCGGCCATTGGCCGCCGTTTCTGTTTCAAAAAGGGAGCGGGGCTCCCTTCCTGTTCCTTACTCCGCTTTTGCCGCGGCCTGCACCGAGGCCGATGCGGGAGCGACCTGGTATGCCGCCGCAGCGACACCACCCATCATGCTGCCGACCTTCGGCGCCGTCACCGGCGTGCGCAGCGGGTTGACGTTCGGCGCGGCATGCGGCTGCTCGTACAGCATTTCCGGTGCGGTCAGGCGCTCGAACTTGCGCGCTGGCGTGGTGGACTCGAGCAGGTCGCGCATTTGCGACGCCGTGTTTTCCCACGAGGTCTTGGCCACCACGTCGCGCATCTTGCGCGCCATTGCCGCGGTCTGTTCCGGCGTCTGTGCCAGCGCCGCTTCGACATGGGCCACGAATTCCTCGGCCGTGTGGCCGATTGCCACCACGTGCGAATACGGCTGTTCCACGTCGCGGATCGGCGTCGACACGATCGGCAGTTCGGCGGCCATGTATTCCAGCACCTTGGTCGGGCTGATGAACTTGGTGGCCTCGTTGATGGCGAACGGCATCAGGCAGACATCCCAGCCGGCCAGGAATTTCGGCAGGTCGTCATAGCCGCGCTGGCCCATGTAGTGGATGTTCGCGCGCTGCGGCAGGTGCGCCGGGTCGATCTTCACGACCGGGCCCACCAGCACGATCTGCCAGTCGGGGTTGGCATCGGCGATCTTGGCGGTCAGCTCGGTATCGAAGCGCTCGTCGATCACACCATAGAAGCCCAGGCGCGGATGCGGGATATGGGCCTGGTCCGGATGGCTCGCTTCGCGTTCCAGCGCATGGGCGAAGTGTTGCGCGTCGACCGAGCTGGAGAAGCAATGGGCATTCGAGTGGCGGTTCTTCTTGGCTTCGTACAGGCTCGGGCCGCCCGTGAATACGATGTCGGCGATATTGAGCAGTGCCGTTTCGCGCTGCAGCAGCTGGCGCGGCGGATTCTTGAAGGCGGACAGTTCATCCATGCAGTCGTACACGACGAGGCTTGCATGCAGCTGCGGCAGCAGCGGCAGCGCCATCGGCGTGTAGAACCACACGATCGGATCCTCGCCTTCCGGTACCAGCTTGGCCACCATCGGCTGCACCAGCGGAATCTGGTCGTCGTGGAAGCCGTGCTGCTGCACCGG is part of the Pseudoduganella lutea genome and encodes:
- a CDS encoding NAD(P)/FAD-dependent oxidoreductase; amino-acid sequence: MSGARTCEALVIGGGPGGLTAAVYLRRFRRDVIVADKGHSRLSLIPISHNYPGFPGGVPGHELLGRLRQQLDCYGGTVDDIEITALDKEDDVFVARHDGGEIRTPVVVLATGVADAGLPVEGWVDAVAAGAVRLCPVCDGYDILDKRVAVASQPYNRTGHALFMRTFSCDVTLFEREAGMPLTPEEAERLRVAGVRYVASPLKGVTLTDAMEPVLHTEDGEDHRFDVFYPMLGEKARSGLAQGLGAKCGECEKVIVDDHQRTTVPGLYAVGDVVLGLNQISVAIGQAAIAATAIHNALPWQFRRRE
- a CDS encoding glycosyltransferase translates to MSTIIVFCHLRWDFVFQRPQHLLTRLAKHYKIVLVEEPIHHQGESFMKTWQPAPNITVCQPHTPVQQHGFHDDQIPLVQPMVAKLVPEGEDPIVWFYTPMALPLLPQLHASLVVYDCMDELSAFKNPPRQLLQRETALLNIADIVFTGGPSLYEAKKNRHSNAHCFSSSVDAQHFAHALEREASHPDQAHIPHPRLGFYGVIDERFDTELTAKIADANPDWQIVLVGPVVKIDPAHLPQRANIHYMGQRGYDDLPKFLAGWDVCLMPFAINEATKFISPTKVLEYMAAELPIVSTPIRDVEQPYSHVVAIGHTAEEFVAHVEAALAQTPEQTAAMARKMRDVVAKTSWENTASQMRDLLESTTPARKFERLTAPEMLYEQPHAAPNVNPLRTPVTAPKVGSMMGGVAAAAYQVAPASASVQAAAKAE